The proteins below come from a single Holdemania massiliensis genomic window:
- a CDS encoding O-antigen ligase family protein, translating into MTRIKTFFQSQKAMKYFVLLLFVMQPVFDLDYLIYPFLNQFGIPRPSTMIRFLIIPLAICWVFFLADKNKKKTLLLGGLYGVALAVYFVLHIRQGAEIYKNLYLTPNFFFQLSKEITYLLTLVIPYGMVYCVYHLRLTERIIKQVTVCLSCLTAVPIFLGDLFVFGESTYSGMTAAPFLSWFLGIYADPTKIHPRQLASKFFFEEGNTVGILMFMLLPLLYLFFQRSSSKKERIALGTLIGVHSLAMIILSTRVATFGTVLIPFGFLVLYIFTSFMMKENRIEKTVLLFCAGTALVSACILPHSPAVVNQSIDSANTAILLQDDYLRKELGSSLENTTELKTSDYYRFMFEAYGIRANLMASVPTQYYMEWYYYTADPKFWVDVLELPLEQRVNGRQIEKIFMDYKWSELSGKEKFLGMAYSTFNNGSILLERDFAQQIYTMGYAGAALTVLPWLLVTCFGAVLVLLRWKRMLRLDVLVYAMALACGLVSSYISGHTIDQFLTSSFMALLVGILLNLVLNQKQNEN; encoded by the coding sequence ATGACAAGAATAAAAACGTTCTTTCAATCCCAAAAAGCAATGAAATATTTTGTTCTTCTTCTGTTTGTTATGCAGCCGGTATTTGATTTGGATTATCTGATCTATCCCTTTCTGAATCAATTCGGTATCCCAAGACCGTCAACCATGATTCGATTCTTAATCATACCGTTAGCTATTTGCTGGGTCTTTTTTCTTGCTGATAAAAATAAAAAGAAGACGTTGCTGTTAGGTGGGCTGTATGGCGTTGCCCTAGCTGTTTATTTTGTCCTGCACATTCGTCAAGGGGCAGAAATCTATAAAAATTTATATCTGACGCCTAACTTTTTCTTTCAATTATCTAAGGAAATAACCTATCTGCTGACCCTCGTCATTCCTTATGGAATGGTATACTGTGTCTATCACCTTCGTCTGACAGAGAGAATAATTAAACAAGTTACCGTTTGTTTATCCTGTTTAACTGCAGTTCCAATTTTTCTCGGGGATCTGTTTGTTTTTGGAGAGTCTACCTATTCAGGAATGACAGCGGCTCCCTTTCTCAGCTGGTTTTTAGGCATTTATGCGGATCCAACCAAAATTCATCCGCGACAGCTGGCTTCAAAATTTTTCTTTGAAGAAGGAAATACCGTAGGTATTTTAATGTTTATGCTGCTGCCGCTGTTATATCTCTTCTTCCAACGCAGTTCTTCAAAAAAGGAAAGAATAGCATTGGGAACTTTGATTGGAGTTCATAGTTTAGCGATGATCATTCTTTCTACTCGAGTTGCGACATTCGGCACTGTATTGATTCCATTCGGTTTTTTGGTACTTTATATTTTTACATCTTTCATGATGAAGGAGAATCGGATTGAGAAAACCGTACTCTTATTCTGCGCGGGAACAGCGCTAGTCAGCGCCTGTATTTTGCCACATTCCCCAGCAGTCGTGAACCAGAGTATCGATTCAGCCAATACTGCGATCCTACTGCAGGATGATTATCTGCGTAAAGAATTAGGCAGTTCATTAGAGAATACGACAGAACTGAAAACCAGCGATTATTATCGCTTCATGTTTGAAGCTTATGGAATTAGGGCGAATCTGATGGCCAGTGTGCCAACTCAATATTATATGGAATGGTACTATTACACGGCCGATCCTAAATTTTGGGTTGATGTTCTGGAATTGCCGTTAGAGCAGCGTGTGAATGGCCGGCAGATTGAGAAAATCTTTATGGACTATAAATGGAGTGAGCTTTCCGGGAAGGAAAAGTTTTTAGGAATGGCATATTCGACGTTTAATAATGGTTCGATTTTATTAGAACGCGATTTTGCGCAGCAGATTTATACAATGGGCTATGCAGGGGCAGCTTTAACCGTGCTTCCATGGCTGTTAGTCACTTGTTTCGGCGCTGTCTTAGTACTGCTTCGTTGGAAGCGAATGCTGCGTCTGGATGTTTTAGTCTATGCGATGGCTCTGGCCTGCGGCTTAGTTTCATCCTATATCAGCGGTCATACGATTGATCAGTTCTTAACATCCTCCTTTATGGCGCTGCTCGTCGGGATTTTGCTGAATCTTGTTCTGAATCAAAAACAGAACGAAAATTGA
- a CDS encoding glycosyltransferase, which produces MKPILSVIVPVYNVEKYLPRCLDSLVNQTLENIEIIVINDGTKDNSQQIIDDYAARYPQIRPFKKTNGGIADTRNFGLAQVQGEYFGFLDSDDYTELDMFEKMVAAAKKENADVVVSNFNWVYDEEKRLEKEGPYAPGKDMMIHLFATLWNKIYRTEFVRKTGLQFPRGYRYEDACFLYCLTPHITKLAFVDEAFVSYVQLGNSITHTNNHEVKDMIHVFEIITDYFKAQGWEKEYHDELEYLHIKFFLGNSFLRSTKISDKLDRRATIQMGWDRLNECFPKWKKNPYLKALGGMKNRYFKTVSNWNIMLYSELFHRFKK; this is translated from the coding sequence ATGAAACCAATTCTTAGTGTAATCGTTCCCGTCTACAATGTTGAAAAATACCTTCCACGATGTTTGGATTCTCTGGTGAATCAAACTCTGGAGAATATCGAAATCATTGTGATCAACGATGGAACAAAGGATAACAGTCAGCAGATTATTGACGACTATGCGGCACGGTATCCGCAAATTCGGCCATTTAAGAAAACGAACGGCGGCATTGCGGATACCCGTAATTTTGGATTAGCTCAGGTTCAGGGAGAATACTTTGGCTTTCTGGACAGCGATGACTATACTGAACTGGATATGTTTGAGAAAATGGTCGCTGCAGCGAAAAAGGAAAATGCCGATGTAGTGGTCTCTAATTTCAATTGGGTATATGACGAAGAAAAACGATTGGAAAAAGAAGGCCCTTATGCTCCTGGCAAAGACATGATGATTCATTTATTCGCAACACTGTGGAATAAAATCTATCGCACTGAATTTGTCAGAAAGACAGGATTACAGTTTCCACGAGGATATCGGTATGAAGATGCTTGCTTTCTTTACTGCTTGACCCCACATATCACAAAATTGGCGTTTGTGGACGAAGCTTTTGTCAGTTATGTCCAATTAGGCAATTCGATTACCCATACGAACAACCATGAAGTGAAAGATATGATTCATGTTTTTGAAATCATTACTGACTATTTTAAAGCTCAAGGTTGGGAGAAGGAATATCATGATGAATTGGAATATTTGCATATTAAGTTCTTTTTAGGGAACTCTTTCTTAAGAAGCACGAAGATATCGGATAAACTAGATCGTCGGGCAACGATTCAAATGGGCTGGGATCGCTTAAATGAGTGCTTCCCAAAATGGAAGAAAAATCCCTATTTAAAAGCGCTGGGAGGCATGAAGAATCGCTATTTCAAAACGGTCAGTAATTGGAATATTATGCTTTATTCCGAACTATTTCATCGATTTAAAAAATAA
- a CDS encoding glycosyltransferase family 2 protein, producing the protein MDKLSIVVPCYNEQETVNIFYRETTKVVDAMKMDYEIIFVNDGSRDKTLEELTKLHDAHPEHVIVIDFSRNFGKEGALLAGLESATGNYVTVMDADLQDPPEYLPKMFAVMNEQNVDIVGTRRVTRKGEPKIRSFFARQFYKMINKFTEVEIVDGARDFRLMTRPVVDSVLSLQEYHRFSKGIFAWVGYKTIYLEYENVERVAGETSWSFWKLFAYAIEGIVAFTVAPLRMATIFGILVSIIAFLYMLFVFGKALIIGDPVAGYPSMVVIILFLGGIQLLSLGVIGEYLSKTYMEAKKRPKYIIRKKYEQ; encoded by the coding sequence ATGGACAAGCTATCAATCGTAGTTCCTTGTTATAACGAACAGGAAACGGTGAACATCTTTTACCGCGAAACAACGAAAGTCGTAGACGCCATGAAAATGGATTATGAGATTATCTTTGTCAACGATGGTTCCCGCGACAAGACCTTAGAAGAATTAACGAAACTCCACGATGCTCATCCTGAGCATGTCATCGTCATTGATTTCAGCCGAAACTTCGGCAAAGAAGGTGCACTGCTTGCAGGTCTGGAAAGTGCTACGGGAAATTATGTTACGGTAATGGACGCTGATTTGCAGGATCCGCCTGAGTACTTACCCAAAATGTTTGCAGTGATGAATGAGCAGAATGTCGACATTGTGGGTACACGGCGTGTAACACGTAAGGGAGAACCGAAAATCCGTTCTTTCTTTGCCAGACAATTCTATAAGATGATCAACAAGTTTACAGAAGTTGAAATTGTAGATGGAGCCCGGGATTTCCGGCTGATGACACGGCCAGTCGTTGACAGCGTGTTATCCTTGCAGGAATATCATCGTTTTTCAAAGGGCATCTTTGCTTGGGTTGGATACAAGACGATTTATTTGGAATATGAAAATGTTGAACGCGTTGCTGGTGAAACGAGTTGGTCGTTCTGGAAATTGTTCGCCTACGCCATCGAGGGAATTGTTGCCTTTACGGTTGCACCCTTGCGCATGGCAACAATATTTGGAATTCTGGTTTCCATAATTGCCTTTCTCTATATGTTGTTTGTCTTTGGGAAAGCATTGATTATTGGCGATCCGGTAGCAGGGTATCCATCGATGGTTGTCATCATCTTGTTTTTGGGAGGTATTCAGTTATTAAGTTTAGGTGTTATTGGCGAATACTTATCTAAAACCTACATGGAAGCTAAAAAACGTCCGAAGTACATCATCCGTAAAAAATATGAACAATAA
- a CDS encoding LCP family protein: MTKQNKMSKRKLSNINFVLAAIAILTDILMVLGILNITRYSNFSKSIFVVINVVILVILLVLNGLIAYNAYAMKKNILYVTIGVLVIAFLSGGALTYVTTRVNKNIDKIINTGTTNEKVEVSFVVYSESGNFTINDINDLEGKTFGILSNTEEQVGYILPKKELEAKNINVTYHEYDDYNSMLMALFSGEIDAAALPSNYVAMFEVNDGYSEFLDNTKAILTFDKNITVTTESGSDKDITKEPFTVLIIGTDEQRSDALMLASFNPISMQVTLTSIARDSYVPIACYAGKSEDKITHARVRSRQCTIDTVEDLMDVDVDFYFESNFAGVVEMVDALGGIIITNPYEFVGQKSDARGKMTVWVPAGTNRLNGEQALAYARERHLYANGDFQRQANQQQVIQAILTEAMKLTDVNKALKVLDAAGENVSTNFTVDQLISLFNYSIKKMNRSYVKNANVINMVGSRVTGYGSSKWNESMQLNLYIYRVYQGSVTDNRNAILRNINLDSKIDAPKAISFSANWVFTAPTLTNETYSEPIIHDESPDTVLNFSGKQLSEVQSWASSRGITVNVVKVHQGDEGYVDSYPENMVIAQSVRAGIKTENVTEITVSVISHEGSTKCPANATKGDDGKCYCDNGYEMNSNGYCEVVTKHKLTINYVISDGTGTAPSTYTGEFKKGESYSISSPSVSGYTPDKATISGTMGDADVSITVTYSKSSTHTHVWGEWKVVKPATCTEEGEEQRVCTEDSTHTEKRVIQKLTEGCSGEHEHKWGEWKVVKPATCTEEGEEQRVCIEDATHTETRVIPKLTEGCSHDHVYNSTTTPATCDAPGLIQYTCSCGDTYTETIPQLTDGCPGTEPPSTENGNTESSEPPAAFIFPNKFFNLFGKIFK, from the coding sequence ATGACGAAACAAAATAAAATGAGTAAACGTAAACTTTCCAATATTAACTTCGTTCTGGCTGCCATTGCCATTCTGACCGATATCTTAATGGTCTTAGGCATTCTGAACATTACGCGTTACAGTAATTTCAGCAAGTCAATCTTTGTTGTTATTAATGTTGTTATCTTAGTGATTCTTCTGGTGTTAAACGGATTAATTGCTTACAATGCCTACGCGATGAAAAAGAATATCCTGTATGTCACCATCGGCGTATTAGTGATTGCCTTTTTATCCGGCGGCGCCTTAACCTATGTAACAACGCGTGTGAATAAAAACATTGATAAGATTATCAACACAGGCACTACAAATGAAAAAGTTGAAGTTTCCTTTGTTGTTTATAGTGAAAGTGGTAATTTTACAATCAATGATATTAACGATCTGGAAGGAAAAACCTTTGGTATTTTATCCAATACCGAGGAACAGGTCGGATATATCCTTCCGAAAAAGGAATTAGAAGCAAAAAACATCAATGTCACCTATCACGAATACGATGACTACAACAGTATGTTGATGGCATTGTTCAGTGGTGAAATTGATGCGGCAGCTTTACCAAGCAACTATGTTGCCATGTTTGAAGTCAATGACGGTTACAGTGAGTTTTTGGACAATACTAAAGCTATCTTAACCTTTGATAAGAATATCACTGTGACAACGGAATCGGGTTCAGATAAAGATATCACGAAAGAACCGTTTACAGTTTTAATTATCGGTACTGATGAACAACGTTCCGATGCCTTAATGTTGGCTTCTTTCAATCCGATCAGCATGCAGGTGACTTTAACATCGATTGCTCGTGACAGCTATGTACCAATTGCTTGTTATGCAGGAAAATCTGAAGATAAGATTACCCATGCTCGTGTTCGCAGCCGTCAGTGTACCATTGATACTGTGGAAGATCTGATGGATGTAGATGTTGATTTCTACTTTGAAAGTAATTTTGCGGGTGTCGTTGAAATGGTAGATGCCTTAGGCGGCATTATCATAACCAATCCTTATGAGTTCGTGGGTCAAAAATCTGATGCTCGCGGAAAGATGACTGTTTGGGTTCCTGCTGGAACAAATCGATTGAATGGCGAACAGGCGTTAGCTTATGCTCGTGAACGTCATCTGTATGCCAATGGTGATTTCCAGCGTCAAGCGAATCAGCAGCAGGTTATCCAGGCTATTCTGACGGAAGCTATGAAATTAACAGATGTGAATAAAGCACTGAAGGTTTTAGATGCCGCTGGTGAGAATGTATCGACAAACTTCACGGTGGATCAGCTGATCAGCTTGTTTAACTATTCAATTAAGAAGATGAATCGCAGCTATGTTAAGAATGCCAATGTTATTAATATGGTAGGTTCCCGCGTTACAGGCTATGGTTCTTCTAAATGGAATGAAAGCATGCAGCTGAATCTTTATATTTACCGTGTTTACCAAGGTTCAGTTACTGATAACCGGAATGCAATTTTAAGAAATATTAACTTAGATTCTAAAATTGATGCACCCAAAGCCATTTCATTCAGTGCCAACTGGGTATTTACAGCTCCGACGTTAACCAATGAAACCTATTCCGAACCAATTATCCATGATGAATCGCCAGATACAGTTCTTAACTTCAGCGGTAAACAGTTATCCGAAGTTCAATCTTGGGCTTCTTCCAGAGGAATTACGGTGAATGTAGTCAAAGTTCATCAAGGCGATGAAGGATATGTGGATTCCTATCCAGAAAACATGGTTATCGCTCAAAGTGTCCGGGCTGGAATTAAAACAGAGAATGTAACTGAAATTACAGTCAGTGTAATATCACATGAAGGTTCAACAAAATGTCCTGCCAACGCAACGAAGGGCGATGATGGCAAATGTTATTGTGACAATGGATATGAAATGAATAGCAATGGCTATTGTGAAGTTGTTACAAAGCACAAATTAACGATTAACTATGTCATCAGTGATGGAACTGGAACGGCACCATCTACTTATACAGGTGAATTCAAGAAGGGTGAATCTTATTCTATTTCCAGCCCATCTGTCAGTGGTTATACTCCAGACAAAGCGACGATTAGCGGAACTATGGGGGATGCTGATGTGAGCATTACTGTCACTTATTCAAAATCCTCGACACATACTCATGTTTGGGGAGAATGGAAAGTTGTAAAACCAGCAACCTGCACAGAAGAAGGTGAAGAACAACGTGTCTGCACTGAAGACTCCACGCATACTGAAAAGAGAGTTATTCAAAAGCTGACTGAAGGATGTTCCGGAGAGCATGAGCATAAATGGGGTGAATGGAAGGTTGTAAAGCCAGCAACGTGCACAGAGGAAGGTGAAGAACAACGTGTTTGCATTGAAGATGCCACACATACAGAAACCCGTGTAATACCGAAGTTGACAGAAGGATGCTCGCATGATCATGTATATAATTCTACAACGACTCCGGCAACTTGTGATGCTCCTGGTTTAATTCAGTATACTTGCAGTTGTGGAGACACATATACGGAAACAATTCCTCAACTGACGGATGGGTGTCCTGGTACTGAACCGCCATCAACTGAAAATGGCAATACAGAATCAAGCGAACCACCTGCCGCCTTTATCTTCCCTAATAAATTTTTCAACCTGTTTGGTAAAATCTTTAAGTAA
- the rfbA gene encoding glucose-1-phosphate thymidylyltransferase RfbA — MKGIILAGGSGTRLYPLTKVTSKQLLPVYDKPMIYYPLSTLMLAGIRDILIISTPQDLPNFQRLLGDGNQFGIQLSYKVQPSPDGLAQAFVLGEEFIGDEDVCLILGDNIFHGNHFSEMLEKAKNNKGRATIFGQYVPDPERFGVVEFDKTGKVLSLEEKPENPKSNYAVVGLYFYDNRVVEYAKNLKPSARGEYEITDLNKVYLEKGEIDCVVFGRGFAWLDTGTISSLAQASNFVKTIEEVQGIKISVPEEIAFYNHWIDTQQLLESADSYGKSPYGEHLRTVASGNFVTSYNK, encoded by the coding sequence ATGAAAGGAATTATTCTTGCTGGAGGCAGCGGCACACGGTTATATCCGTTGACCAAAGTGACGTCAAAACAATTGCTGCCTGTCTATGATAAACCAATGATCTATTATCCCCTGTCAACACTGATGCTGGCAGGAATCCGGGATATTCTAATTATCTCAACACCACAGGATCTGCCTAATTTTCAGCGCTTGCTGGGTGATGGAAATCAGTTCGGCATTCAATTATCTTATAAAGTTCAGCCTTCACCGGATGGGTTGGCTCAGGCCTTCGTTTTAGGTGAAGAATTTATCGGCGATGAGGATGTTTGCTTAATCTTGGGAGATAATATATTCCATGGCAATCACTTCAGTGAAATGCTGGAAAAAGCCAAAAACAATAAGGGCAGGGCGACGATCTTTGGTCAATACGTTCCTGACCCGGAACGCTTTGGTGTCGTAGAATTCGACAAGACAGGCAAAGTTCTTTCTCTGGAAGAAAAGCCGGAGAATCCGAAATCGAACTATGCCGTTGTTGGCCTGTATTTCTATGACAATCGTGTCGTCGAATACGCGAAAAATCTGAAGCCATCCGCTCGAGGTGAATATGAAATCACCGATTTGAACAAAGTATATCTGGAAAAAGGCGAAATTGACTGTGTTGTTTTCGGTCGCGGATTTGCCTGGTTAGATACCGGCACGATCAGCTCTTTGGCTCAGGCCAGCAATTTCGTAAAAACGATTGAAGAAGTACAAGGCATCAAGATTTCAGTTCCAGAAGAAATTGCATTCTACAATCACTGGATTGATACCCAACAACTACTGGAGTCTGCCGATTCTTATGGAAAATCACCGTATGGCGAGCATCTGAGAACGGTGGCTTCCGGGAATTTTGTCACCAGTTACAACAAATAA
- a CDS encoding NAD-dependent epimerase/dehydratase family protein, with product MKIILLGCGYLGYNLASLLSAEADTQVIGLPSPYTPLCSHFKEINAFSAEDLDQVDFQDAVVIDTISLLANNARSEDEEKTLLGVEEKYAFLLDQLKQRGAKLFIFMSSGGTVYGNASEPICEEAPLHPITLYARSKTRCEQVIRNSGLPYLILRLANPYGGHQTTDKKQGVIPILIEKALNHEAFEMWASPHSSRDYIYIEDFAQAIQLLLEHEVANEVVNVASQTATSLTEILDEVQEKTGQAIEVHHVNSEVPVVDQIVLNIEKLKRLTGFTIQTSLQDGIQKEIERIKNEQGRTHS from the coding sequence ATGAAAATCATACTATTAGGCTGCGGCTATTTAGGCTATAATCTTGCTTCACTGCTCAGTGCAGAAGCGGATACGCAAGTCATCGGCTTGCCCAGTCCCTATACGCCGTTGTGCAGCCATTTCAAAGAAATCAATGCTTTTTCAGCTGAGGATCTCGATCAAGTCGATTTTCAAGACGCGGTTGTCATTGATACCATTTCCCTGCTTGCCAACAATGCCCGCAGTGAAGATGAAGAGAAAACGCTGCTTGGCGTGGAAGAAAAATATGCATTTTTACTGGATCAGTTAAAACAACGCGGAGCGAAGCTGTTTATCTTTATGTCCTCTGGAGGTACGGTATACGGCAACGCTTCTGAGCCGATTTGTGAAGAAGCCCCATTGCATCCGATTACACTCTATGCTCGAAGCAAGACTCGCTGTGAACAAGTCATTCGCAATTCAGGTCTGCCTTATCTGATCCTGCGCTTAGCGAATCCCTATGGCGGACATCAGACAACGGATAAGAAGCAAGGTGTTATCCCAATTCTGATTGAAAAGGCACTGAATCATGAAGCTTTTGAAATGTGGGCTTCCCCGCACAGCAGTCGAGACTACATTTATATCGAAGACTTCGCTCAGGCAATCCAACTGCTTTTGGAACATGAAGTTGCCAACGAAGTGGTGAATGTGGCTTCACAAACCGCGACCAGTCTGACTGAAATTCTGGATGAAGTCCAGGAAAAGACCGGGCAGGCGATCGAGGTTCATCACGTCAACAGCGAAGTGCCGGTTGTGGATCAGATTGTGCTCAATATTGAAAAACTGAAACGACTGACTGGCTTTACAATTCAGACGTCGCTGCAGGATGGAATTCAAAAAGAAATTGAACGAATAAAAAACGAACAAGGGAGAACTCATTCATGA